A section of the Leptospira terpstrae serovar Hualin str. LT 11-33 = ATCC 700639 genome encodes:
- a CDS encoding DoxX family membrane protein — translation MKIAYTIVRILLGALFLFSSVVILFNLVEQPETTGNLKIFNDGIKASGYLMTLIKVTELVVAIAFLTGRFVPLASIVIAPIAINIFLVHLTIAPEGIPVGIFVVVANAFLAYVNWNVYKPLFVPVNK, via the coding sequence ATGAAAATTGCGTATACAATTGTTAGGATATTGCTTGGAGCATTGTTCTTGTTTTCTTCCGTCGTAATCCTCTTCAATTTGGTTGAACAACCAGAAACGACTGGAAATTTAAAGATATTTAACGATGGAATCAAGGCTTCAGGTTATTTGATGACTTTAATTAAAGTGACAGAGCTTGTAGTTGCAATTGCCTTCCTTACTGGTAGATTTGTTCCTTTGGCTTCCATCGTTATCGCACCAATCGCTATAAATATTTTTCTGGTCCACCTAACGATTGCACCAGAAGGAATCCCTGTGGGTATTTTTGTGGTTGTAGCGAATGCATTTCTTGCTTACGTCAATTGGAACGTATACAAACCATTGTTTGTTCCTGTAAATAAATAA
- a CDS encoding NHL repeat-containing protein, translating into MNFAKPKFLPLFLFLSLIDCSSIEWGNPCDPASSKYLELLFLKELLGDSAPYCVGPTTKNIARFSNFQRADIVIGQPDFETNSSTPLSSASLNQPGPVTVSGNQLYISDSRNHRILGYHQIPTLNGATADFVIGQTDFVSSLVAIPPTATSFRYQWNVASSNDRLFVADTSNNRHLIYNSLPTVNVAADLVLGVSNFTTVGAGTCSSTDLSGSEGVSTANGKLFVADEGHHRVLIWNTIPTSNNTPADIVLGQADFTTCSPNRGGPTPTANSLSTPGGVWSDGTRLFVADSYNGRVLIWNSIPTTNGQPADLVLGQSSMESAVSTATEGGFFVGGVYNVFSNGAQLVIGDGYNHRVLIWNTIPTTNGQPADTVLGQSNFTNNTPNDDGQTGVAGVTPTARTLFYPYGVYMVGKLLFVSDFDNNRILIFKGK; encoded by the coding sequence ATGAATTTCGCCAAACCAAAGTTTCTGCCTCTTTTCCTTTTTCTCAGTTTGATCGATTGTTCTTCTATTGAATGGGGGAATCCTTGTGACCCTGCTAGTTCAAAATATCTGGAATTATTATTTTTAAAGGAATTACTTGGTGACAGTGCTCCGTATTGCGTTGGCCCAACGACAAAAAATATAGCTAGATTCTCTAATTTCCAGCGCGCTGACATAGTAATTGGTCAGCCTGATTTTGAGACTAATTCTTCTACCCCTTTGTCAAGTGCAAGTTTGAACCAACCGGGACCGGTTACTGTCAGTGGTAATCAATTATATATTTCCGATTCCAGAAATCATCGAATTTTGGGTTATCATCAGATTCCTACATTGAATGGGGCCACTGCCGATTTTGTGATCGGACAAACGGATTTTGTTTCTTCCTTAGTGGCAATTCCTCCAACGGCTACCTCCTTTAGATACCAATGGAATGTTGCTTCCTCGAATGATCGGTTATTTGTTGCTGATACCTCTAACAACAGGCATTTGATCTACAATTCTTTACCTACTGTAAACGTAGCGGCTGATCTTGTATTAGGTGTTTCCAATTTTACAACGGTCGGCGCTGGTACCTGCTCCAGTACTGATTTGTCCGGGAGTGAGGGGGTTTCCACTGCTAATGGTAAATTGTTTGTCGCTGATGAAGGCCATCATCGTGTTTTGATTTGGAATACAATTCCAACTTCAAATAATACTCCTGCAGATATTGTTCTGGGCCAGGCTGATTTCACTACATGCAGTCCCAACCGGGGAGGACCCACGCCAACTGCGAATTCTCTATCAACTCCCGGAGGGGTTTGGAGCGATGGGACAAGATTATTTGTTGCGGATTCATATAACGGAAGAGTATTGATTTGGAATTCGATTCCTACGACCAACGGGCAACCAGCGGATCTAGTTTTGGGGCAGTCTTCTATGGAAAGTGCGGTCTCTACTGCAACTGAAGGAGGCTTTTTTGTAGGTGGTGTTTATAATGTATTTTCTAATGGAGCACAGTTGGTTATAGGTGATGGTTATAACCATCGGGTATTAATCTGGAATACGATTCCTACGACTAACGGGCAACCGGCGGACACAGTTTTGGGTCAAAGTAATTTTACAAACAATACTCCCAATGACGATGGACAGACCGGAGTTGCTGGAGTGACCCCAACTGCCAGAACACTTTTTTATCCATATGGCGTCTATATGGTCGGTAAACTATTGTTCGTAAGCGATTTTGATAATAACCGTATTCTCATCTTCAAGGGAAAATAA